One genomic segment of Pseudonocardia sp. T1-2H includes these proteins:
- a CDS encoding NAD-dependent succinate-semialdehyde dehydrogenase, producing MAIATTNPATGETIRTFDALTDAQLEQKLQTAAEVFRTYRTTTFAQRSGWLRRAAEILDDEAEELGGLATLEMGKTLASAIAEIHKCAKGCRWYADHAEGILADQPRDVEGARVFTRYEPLGPVLAIMPWNFPYWQVFRFAAPALMAGNVGLLKHASNVPQCALAIEDVLRRAGFPEGAFQTLLVPSAAVEGILDDVRVRAVTLTGSEGAGREVASAAGRNIKPSVLELGGSDPFVVMPSVDLDVAVDNAVASRTLNNGQSCINAKRFIVHEQVADEFVRRMVAKLEALKLGDPRDESTDMGPLSSPDAVKTLDKQVQDTVAAGARLLTGGKPSGGPGNFYPPTLLTDIPEGSPGHREEFFGPVALVWRARDVEDAIRIANDSDFGLGGSAWTRDPAEQERFVTEIETGMIYVNRVTESTPEVPFGGVKNSGYGRELADFGPRSFCNAKTVWIDGAD from the coding sequence GTGGCAATTGCGACGACGAACCCCGCCACCGGGGAGACGATCAGGACCTTCGACGCGCTGACGGACGCGCAGCTGGAGCAGAAGCTGCAGACCGCGGCGGAGGTGTTCCGGACGTACCGGACCACGACGTTCGCCCAGCGCTCGGGCTGGTTGCGGCGCGCGGCGGAGATCCTGGACGACGAGGCCGAGGAACTCGGCGGGCTCGCGACGCTGGAGATGGGTAAGACCCTCGCCTCCGCGATCGCGGAGATCCACAAATGCGCGAAGGGCTGCCGCTGGTACGCCGACCACGCCGAGGGGATCCTCGCGGACCAGCCGCGCGACGTCGAGGGTGCCCGGGTGTTCACCCGGTACGAGCCGCTCGGACCGGTGCTGGCGATCATGCCGTGGAACTTCCCGTACTGGCAGGTGTTCCGGTTCGCGGCTCCCGCACTGATGGCCGGCAACGTCGGGCTGCTCAAGCACGCGTCGAACGTCCCGCAGTGCGCCCTGGCCATCGAGGACGTCCTGCGGCGGGCCGGGTTCCCCGAGGGCGCCTTCCAGACGCTGCTCGTCCCCTCCGCCGCGGTCGAGGGGATCCTCGACGACGTGCGGGTGCGGGCCGTGACGCTGACCGGCAGCGAGGGGGCGGGCCGCGAGGTCGCGTCCGCCGCCGGACGGAACATCAAGCCGAGCGTGCTGGAGCTCGGCGGGAGCGACCCGTTCGTCGTCATGCCGTCCGTCGACCTCGACGTCGCCGTCGACAACGCCGTCGCCTCGCGCACCCTGAACAACGGCCAGTCCTGCATCAACGCGAAGCGGTTCATCGTGCACGAGCAGGTCGCGGACGAGTTCGTCCGGCGGATGGTCGCGAAGCTGGAGGCCTTGAAGCTGGGGGACCCGCGGGACGAGTCGACGGACATGGGCCCGCTGTCGAGCCCGGACGCCGTCAAGACGCTCGACAAGCAGGTCCAGGACACGGTCGCGGCCGGGGCCCGGCTGCTGACCGGCGGGAAGCCGTCGGGTGGGCCCGGCAACTTCTACCCGCCGACGCTGCTCACGGACATCCCGGAGGGCTCGCCCGGGCACCGCGAGGAGTTCTTCGGCCCGGTCGCGCTGGTCTGGCGGGCCCGCGACGTCGAGGACGCGATCCGGATCGCCAACGACTCGGACTTCGGGCTCGGCGGGAGCGCCTGGACCCGCGACCCGGCCGAACAGGAGCGGTTCGTCACCGAGATCGAGACCGGGATGATCTACGTCAACCGGGTCACCGAGTCGACGCCCGAGGTTCCGTTCGGCGGAGTGAAGAACTCCGGCTACGGTCGGGAGCTGGCGGACTTCGGCCCGCGGTCGTTCTGCAATGCCAAGACGGTGTGGATCGACGGCGCGGACTAG
- a CDS encoding NAD(P)/FAD-dependent oxidoreductase, which produces MDPQPRVAVVGAGIVGLCTAYALVERGVPVRVYEQGVPGNGQSGGQGRIFRHAHVDPRLVADAQDSRAIYTEWGQRLGVELVSGDGALAIGPAVEAHLPRLRRAGVPARRVGAAELAELLPPLAGFDGPAMLDERGGSIRTAVAVRVLSEALGERLVADEVLTVRPTDAGDVEVRSGGRTDRYERVVVCAGRGTAGLARDLGLSLPIRHGAHVRLTFAVRDGPAPNLATLQDSSGDFGETGAYASAIPGNTAYGVGLSESCVAREDGSLLDPPALADLADRTVDYVRKALPGLAPEPFEVRHCRVTELPWGSDGIAVWEREGVLFPAGHNLYKQAPGLGRKLAAAADGGELPQALRPEAELGAA; this is translated from the coding sequence ATGGATCCGCAGCCGAGGGTGGCGGTGGTCGGCGCCGGGATCGTCGGCCTCTGCACGGCGTACGCGCTCGTGGAGCGGGGCGTGCCGGTCCGTGTGTACGAGCAGGGGGTGCCGGGCAACGGGCAGTCCGGCGGCCAGGGTCGGATCTTCCGGCACGCGCACGTCGATCCGCGGCTCGTGGCGGACGCGCAGGACAGCCGGGCGATCTACACGGAGTGGGGTCAGCGGCTCGGCGTCGAACTGGTGTCCGGGGACGGCGCGCTGGCGATCGGCCCGGCCGTGGAGGCGCACCTGCCGCGGCTGCGGCGCGCCGGGGTTCCCGCGCGCCGCGTCGGCGCCGCCGAGCTCGCCGAGCTGTTGCCCCCGCTCGCCGGCTTCGACGGACCCGCGATGCTCGACGAGCGGGGCGGCTCGATCCGTACGGCCGTGGCGGTCCGCGTGCTGTCGGAGGCGTTGGGTGAGCGGCTCGTCGCCGACGAGGTCCTGACGGTGCGCCCGACCGATGCCGGCGACGTCGAGGTGCGCAGCGGCGGGCGCACGGACCGCTACGAGCGCGTCGTCGTGTGCGCCGGCCGGGGCACCGCAGGGCTCGCCCGCGACCTCGGCCTGTCGCTCCCGATCCGGCACGGCGCCCACGTGCGGCTGACCTTCGCCGTGCGCGACGGCCCGGCGCCGAACCTCGCCACCCTCCAGGACTCCAGCGGGGACTTCGGGGAGACGGGCGCCTACGCCTCGGCGATCCCCGGCAACACCGCGTACGGGGTGGGCCTGAGCGAGTCCTGCGTGGCGCGGGAGGACGGCAGCCTGCTGGACCCGCCGGCGCTCGCGGACCTCGCGGACCGGACCGTCGACTACGTCCGGAAGGCATTGCCGGGGCTGGCTCCCGAACCCTTCGAGGTCCGGCACTGCCGGGTCACCGAACTCCCGTGGGGCTCGGACGGGATCGCGGTCTGGGAGCGGGAGGGGGTGCTGTTCCCGGCCGGGCACAACCTGTACAAGCAGGCCCCGGGCCTGGGCCGGAAGCTGGCGGCCGCGGCGGACGGCGGGGAGCTGCCGCAAGCGCTGCGGCCGGAGGCAGAACTCGGCGCGGCGTAG
- a CDS encoding DUF6328 family protein, with protein MSDDGGAADADWNRTERNETPTERLDRNWSDLLQELRVVQTGVQLLTGLLLTVPFQQRFSTLSDFQRTLYLVTVALSVAATALLVAPVAAHRALFRLHARRTLVALGQQLAVAGLTMLALAVTGVVLLIFDTVAGLTTGIIAAAVVLVVFVAFWGVLPLCERRRARREMGSH; from the coding sequence ATGTCCGACGACGGTGGGGCGGCCGACGCCGACTGGAACCGCACGGAGCGCAACGAGACGCCGACCGAACGCCTGGACCGCAACTGGTCGGACCTGCTGCAGGAGCTCCGGGTGGTGCAGACGGGCGTCCAACTGCTCACCGGTCTGTTGCTGACCGTGCCGTTCCAGCAGCGGTTCAGCACGCTCAGCGACTTCCAGCGGACGCTCTACCTGGTCACGGTGGCGTTGTCGGTCGCGGCCACAGCGCTGCTGGTCGCGCCGGTCGCCGCGCACCGGGCGCTGTTCCGCCTCCACGCCCGACGCACGCTCGTCGCCCTGGGCCAGCAGCTCGCGGTGGCGGGGCTGACGATGCTGGCGCTGGCCGTCACGGGCGTCGTCCTGCTGATCTTCGACACTGTGGCCGGGCTGACGACCGGGATCATCGCCGCCGCAGTCGTACTCGTGGTCTTCGTGGCGTTCTGGGGTGTGCTGCCGCTGTGTGAACGTCGCCGCGCCCGACGCGAGATGGGGTCGCACTGA
- a CDS encoding quinone oxidoreductase family protein: MATKVVATAFGGPEVLSIVPADVPAPGAGEVTVQVRAAAINPIDFKRFSGAMGADPSTLPQPVGSELAGVVTAVGDDAEGPAGPVAVGDEVVVYPVTGAFADAVTVPASTVVPKPAEVPWAEASGALLAGATAVHALAVVGVAQGDTVLIHGGSGSVGQIAVQLAVEAGATVIATASERQHDVLRGYGAIPVAYGPGLADRVRAAAPARVDAAVDTVGTDEAVDVSLELVEDRRRIATIAAFGRADTGIRILGGAPGADPGTEIRRDAWRRLLPAAASGDLTIPVSATFPLTAAADAVRLVQGGHPGGKVVLLPGS; encoded by the coding sequence ATGGCAACCAAGGTCGTGGCCACCGCCTTCGGCGGGCCCGAGGTCCTGTCCATCGTCCCCGCCGACGTCCCCGCCCCCGGTGCGGGCGAGGTGACCGTCCAGGTCCGGGCCGCGGCGATCAACCCGATCGACTTCAAGAGGTTCAGCGGCGCCATGGGCGCGGATCCCTCGACGCTGCCCCAGCCGGTCGGGAGCGAGCTCGCCGGCGTGGTCACCGCGGTCGGCGACGACGCCGAGGGGCCGGCCGGGCCGGTCGCCGTGGGGGACGAGGTGGTGGTCTACCCCGTCACCGGCGCCTTCGCGGACGCGGTGACCGTGCCCGCGTCGACCGTCGTGCCGAAGCCGGCGGAGGTGCCATGGGCGGAGGCCTCCGGCGCCCTCCTGGCCGGGGCGACGGCCGTGCACGCGCTCGCCGTCGTCGGCGTGGCGCAGGGCGACACCGTGCTGATCCACGGCGGGTCCGGCAGCGTCGGGCAGATCGCCGTGCAGCTCGCCGTCGAGGCCGGGGCGACCGTGATCGCCACGGCGAGCGAGCGGCAGCACGATGTGCTCCGCGGCTACGGCGCGATCCCCGTGGCGTATGGGCCGGGACTGGCGGACCGTGTCCGCGCAGCCGCCCCCGCCCGCGTCGACGCGGCGGTGGACACCGTCGGCACCGACGAGGCCGTCGACGTGTCGCTGGAGCTGGTCGAGGACCGCAGGCGGATCGCGACGATCGCCGCGTTCGGGCGGGCGGACACCGGCATCCGGATCCTCGGCGGCGCACCGGGGGCCGACCCGGGCACCGAGATCCGCCGCGACGCCTGGCGGCGGCTGCTCCCGGCGGCGGCCTCCGGAGACCTGACGATCCCCGTCTCCGCGACGTTCCCGCTGACCGCGGCCGCGGACGCCGTCAGGCTGGTGCAGGGCGGGCACCCGGGCGGGAAGGTCGTGCTGCTCCCAGGTTCATGA
- a CDS encoding LLM class flavin-dependent oxidoreductase, with the protein MNTPVPLSVLDLSPVPAGGTAGDALRNTIELAQAAERAGYHRFWVAEHHLNTGVASSSTPVLVALLAAATERIRVGSGAVQIPNTSPLQVAEQFGTVAALHPGRVDVGLGRFDLHRILRLIERGRAPAGDLTPPPEARTVDGLLLPSPSRYAGDLAQFAALGALLGFRAEDPRPDYAAAVADVLSYFDGTAVRPDGAPLHVLPAEGADVEIAVLGSTPGVSAEVAGAHGLPFAASYHLVPHLVLETIDAYRAAFRPGRVARPYVIVSADVVVADDDERARELAAPYAQWVLDIRAGRGARPYVTPAQARARAWTAAERAGVADRVETQFVGSPATVTEKLAALARVTGADELLITTITTDHADRLRSHDLLAKSWL; encoded by the coding sequence ATGAACACACCGGTCCCGCTCTCCGTGCTCGACCTCTCGCCCGTGCCCGCCGGGGGCACCGCCGGGGACGCGCTGCGCAACACGATCGAGCTCGCCCAGGCCGCCGAACGCGCCGGCTACCACCGTTTCTGGGTCGCCGAGCACCACCTCAACACCGGCGTCGCGTCCTCCTCGACACCCGTCCTGGTCGCGTTGCTCGCGGCGGCCACCGAGCGGATCCGGGTCGGCTCGGGTGCGGTGCAGATCCCGAACACGTCACCGCTGCAGGTCGCCGAGCAGTTCGGGACCGTCGCGGCGCTGCACCCCGGCCGCGTCGACGTCGGCCTCGGCCGGTTCGACCTGCACCGGATCCTGCGGCTCATCGAGCGCGGCCGGGCGCCCGCGGGCGACCTCACGCCACCGCCCGAGGCCCGGACCGTCGACGGGCTCCTGCTCCCGTCGCCCAGCCGGTACGCCGGGGACCTGGCGCAGTTCGCGGCGCTCGGCGCGCTGCTCGGGTTCCGCGCGGAGGACCCGCGGCCGGACTACGCGGCGGCGGTCGCGGACGTCCTGTCCTACTTCGACGGGACGGCGGTGCGCCCGGACGGGGCGCCGCTGCACGTCCTCCCGGCCGAGGGCGCGGATGTCGAGATCGCCGTGCTGGGCTCGACCCCGGGCGTCAGCGCGGAGGTGGCAGGCGCGCACGGGCTGCCGTTCGCGGCGAGCTACCACCTCGTCCCGCACCTGGTGCTCGAGACGATCGACGCCTACCGCGCGGCGTTCCGGCCCGGCCGGGTCGCGCGGCCGTACGTGATCGTGTCGGCGGACGTCGTGGTGGCGGACGACGACGAGCGCGCCCGCGAGCTCGCCGCCCCCTACGCCCAGTGGGTACTGGACATCCGCGCGGGCCGCGGCGCCCGTCCGTACGTCACGCCCGCCCAGGCCCGCGCCCGCGCGTGGACGGCCGCGGAACGCGCGGGCGTCGCGGACCGGGTGGAGACCCAGTTCGTCGGGTCCCCCGCGACCGTCACCGAGAAGCTCGCGGCGCTCGCCCGCGTCACCGGCGCGGACGAGCTGCTGATCACCACCATCACCACCGACCACGCCGACCGGCTCCGCAGCCACGACCTCCTGGCCAAATCCTGGCTGTGA
- a CDS encoding DUF3618 domain-containing protein, whose protein sequence is MTEPANEPASTEELRTRIAVEREQLGETVAELAERVDVPARAKAETRRVVEEARAKGTEVLEQARVQGRTAVQKVKAIGAEPDRRPLLAVMAAIGAVLGLLVLRGRRRR, encoded by the coding sequence ATGACCGAGCCCGCGAACGAACCGGCGTCGACCGAGGAACTGCGGACCCGGATCGCCGTCGAGCGCGAGCAGCTGGGCGAGACCGTGGCCGAGCTGGCCGAACGCGTCGACGTCCCGGCCCGGGCGAAGGCCGAGACCCGCCGCGTCGTGGAGGAGGCGCGGGCAAAGGGCACCGAGGTGCTCGAACAGGCCCGGGTCCAGGGCCGGACCGCGGTGCAGAAGGTCAAGGCGATCGGCGCCGAGCCGGACCGCCGGCCCCTGCTCGCGGTCATGGCCGCGATCGGTGCCGTCCTGGGTCTCCTCGTGCTGCGCGGCCGCCGCCGCCGCTGA
- a CDS encoding NADPH:quinone reductase has protein sequence MRIPHQDGVGEIDAVGDGVDENRVGQRVWVWLASPGGPGRPEVTEWGTAAEWTVVPESQAVPLPESASDELGACLGVPGLTAYHCLFAGGSIAESTVLVAGGAGAVGHFAVELASWAGATVIATVSGPEKAGRARKSGADQVVNYREPDAADQIKTMAPAGIDRIVEVALTHNLALDLEVAGPGATIVTYAAGPEDPTIPVRSCMSKNLTLAFVLLYGVPREELRRAAVDLTVAVSEGALTALPVHRFPLEDVAAAHEAVEAGVNGKVLVDVP, from the coding sequence ATCCGCATCCCGCACCAGGACGGCGTCGGCGAGATCGACGCCGTCGGCGACGGCGTGGACGAGAACCGCGTCGGCCAGCGGGTCTGGGTCTGGCTCGCCTCACCCGGCGGACCCGGGCGCCCCGAGGTCACGGAGTGGGGGACCGCGGCCGAGTGGACCGTCGTCCCGGAGTCGCAGGCCGTCCCGCTGCCCGAGTCCGCGTCCGACGAGCTCGGTGCCTGCCTGGGCGTGCCGGGCCTGACGGCGTACCACTGCCTGTTCGCCGGCGGCTCGATCGCGGAGAGCACCGTGCTGGTGGCGGGCGGCGCCGGGGCGGTGGGGCACTTCGCGGTCGAGCTCGCGAGCTGGGCCGGGGCGACGGTCATCGCGACGGTCAGCGGCCCGGAGAAGGCCGGACGGGCGCGCAAGTCCGGGGCCGACCAGGTCGTCAACTACCGGGAGCCGGACGCCGCCGACCAGATCAAGACGATGGCGCCGGCGGGGATCGACCGGATCGTCGAGGTCGCGCTCACCCACAACCTGGCCCTGGATCTCGAGGTCGCCGGGCCCGGGGCGACGATCGTGACCTACGCCGCCGGTCCCGAGGACCCCACGATCCCGGTGCGCTCCTGCATGAGCAAGAACCTGACGCTCGCGTTCGTGCTGCTCTACGGCGTGCCGCGGGAGGAGCTGCGGCGGGCCGCGGTCGACCTGACGGTGGCGGTGTCCGAGGGTGCGCTCACCGCGCTCCCGGTGCACCGCTTCCCGCTCGAGGATGTCGCGGCCGCGCACGAGGCCGTCGAGGCGGGCGTCAACGGGAAGGTTCTCGTCGACGTCCCGTGA
- a CDS encoding IS5 family transposase (programmed frameshift), translating into MVGRGELTDKAWARIEPLLPAVAGNGRHWRDHRQVINAILWKLRTGAPWRDLPERYGPWKTAHERLRRWTADGTWDRILDEAVTKDDSVGAVEWTISVDSTHVRAHQHAAGARKKGAAPRPGSKTFAVDGEALGRSRGGLTSKIHLAVDGRGLPMSVLLTPGQAGDNPQLLPLLDEISVRRDGPGRPRKRPDRVVADKAYSHPSTRAAMRRRGIAFTSPERDDQIARRHAKGARGGRPPAFDPVVYAGRNVVERCFNRLKQFRDLATRYAKRAAYFRAEITIAATILWLRQDLQDTP; encoded by the exons GTGGTCGGTCGCGGCGAGCTGACAGACAAGGCGTGGGCTCGGATCGAGCCGCTGCTGCCCGCGGTGGCCGGAAACGGTCGCCACTGGCGCGACCACCGCCAGGTGATCAACGCGATCCTGTGGAAGCTCCGCACCGGAGCGCCGTGGCGGGATCTGCCCGAGCGCTACGGGCCGTGGAAGACCGCCCATGAGCGGCTGCGCCGGTGGACCGCAGACGGAACCTGGGACCGGATCCTCGACGAGGCCGTAACCAAGGACGATTCCGTAGGCGCCGTCGAGTGGACGATCAGCGTCGACTCCACCCATGTCCGGGCCCACCAGCACGCTGCCGGTGCCCGGAAAAAGGGGGCTGCACCTCGACCTGGATCGAAGACCT TTGCCGTCGACGGCGAAGCCCTCGGCCGGTCCCGTGGTGGGCTGACCAGCAAGATCCACCTCGCCGTCGACGGCCGCGGGCTGCCGATGTCGGTCCTGCTCACCCCGGGCCAGGCCGGGGACAACCCACAACTGTTACCGCTGCTCGACGAGATTTCCGTGCGCCGCGACGGGCCCGGCCGCCCGCGCAAGCGCCCGGACCGAGTCGTGGCGGACAAGGCCTACTCCCACCCCTCGACCCGCGCAGCGATGCGCCGCCGCGGTATCGCGTTCACCAGCCCCGAACGCGACGACCAGATCGCCCGCCGCCACGCCAAGGGCGCCCGGGGCGGGCGCCCACCAGCCTTCGACCCGGTCGTCTACGCCGGCCGCAACGTCGTCGAGCGCTGCTTCAACCGGCTCAAACAGTTCCGCGACCTGGCCACCCGCTACGCCAAGCGCGCCGCATACTTCCGAGCCGAGATCACCATCGCCGCCACGATCCTCTGGCTCCGCCAGGACTTACAGGACACGCCCTAG
- a CDS encoding SDR family oxidoreductase, which produces MSAKTWFITGASRGFGREWAIAALERGDSVAATARDTATLDDLVERFGERLLPLKLDVTDREADFAAVKQAHDHFGRLDVVVNNAGYGHFGLVEEISEAEARDQMETNLFGALWVTQAALPFLREQGSGHILQVSSIGGISAFPLVGMYHASKWALEGISQSLAQEVAGFGIKVTLIEPGGFSTDWGGSSARHSEPLPAYDEFRAQAQKQREQRVSAPGDPAASAAAVLRIVDAAEPPLRVFFGEAPLAIATEDYESRLATWRQWEDVAKLAQG; this is translated from the coding sequence ATGAGTGCGAAGACCTGGTTCATCACCGGTGCCTCCCGCGGCTTCGGCCGCGAGTGGGCGATCGCCGCGCTGGAGCGGGGCGACTCGGTCGCCGCGACCGCGCGGGACACCGCGACCCTCGACGACCTCGTGGAGCGCTTCGGGGAGCGCCTCCTGCCCCTGAAGCTGGACGTCACCGACCGCGAGGCGGACTTCGCGGCCGTCAAGCAGGCGCACGACCACTTCGGACGGCTGGACGTCGTCGTCAACAACGCCGGGTACGGGCACTTCGGGCTGGTCGAGGAGATCAGCGAGGCCGAGGCCCGGGACCAGATGGAGACCAACCTGTTCGGGGCCCTGTGGGTCACCCAGGCGGCGCTGCCGTTCCTGCGCGAGCAGGGTTCCGGGCACATCCTGCAGGTGTCCTCGATCGGCGGGATCAGCGCGTTCCCGCTGGTCGGGATGTACCACGCGTCGAAGTGGGCGCTCGAGGGGATCAGCCAGTCCCTCGCCCAGGAGGTTGCCGGGTTCGGCATCAAGGTCACGCTGATCGAGCCGGGCGGGTTCTCCACGGACTGGGGCGGCTCGTCGGCCCGGCACTCCGAGCCGCTCCCGGCCTACGACGAGTTCCGCGCCCAGGCCCAGAAGCAGCGTGAGCAGCGGGTCTCGGCGCCGGGGGATCCCGCGGCCAGCGCGGCCGCCGTCCTGCGGATCGTCGATGCGGCGGAGCCGCCGCTGCGCGTCTTCTTCGGCGAAGCCCCGCTCGCGATCGCGACCGAGGACTACGAGTCCCGCCTCGCCACCTGGCGGCAGTGGGAGGACGTCGCCAAGCTCGCCCAGGGGTGA
- a CDS encoding DUF1684 domain-containing protein: MTTTEHTLVADWVSWHAEREELLREPHGWLSLTGLYWLDTSPAQYPDLPGTWRADGTGGVEITAAAADGLEVDGSAVDGTVRVEPVDGLPGALVTVHARNGAPRRAQDRKVEVIRRTDTYALRVRDPEAITRTAFDGVPAYPVEERWVTTGRFEAYPEPTPITVGAVVEGLNHYFTAVGEVTFSLGGADQRLVALPGKTGGLSLHFRDGTSGRGTYGGGRILAVGDPAEDGTVTVDLNRTVNLPCAFTAHATCPLPPAGNTVTVPVEAGERTPPRPDLA; the protein is encoded by the coding sequence ATGACGACCACCGAGCACACGCTCGTCGCGGACTGGGTGTCCTGGCACGCCGAGCGCGAGGAGCTGCTCCGCGAGCCGCACGGCTGGCTCAGCCTCACCGGGCTGTACTGGCTGGACACGTCCCCCGCCCAGTACCCGGACCTCCCCGGCACCTGGCGCGCGGACGGCACGGGCGGCGTCGAGATCACCGCCGCCGCGGCCGACGGGCTCGAGGTCGACGGGAGCGCCGTCGACGGGACCGTGCGGGTCGAGCCCGTCGACGGCCTGCCCGGCGCGCTCGTCACGGTGCACGCCCGCAACGGCGCTCCCCGCCGGGCACAGGACCGGAAGGTGGAGGTCATCCGCCGCACGGACACCTACGCCCTGCGCGTGCGGGACCCGGAGGCGATCACCCGGACGGCGTTCGACGGCGTCCCGGCCTACCCGGTCGAGGAGCGCTGGGTGACGACCGGCCGGTTCGAGGCGTACCCGGAGCCGACGCCGATCACGGTGGGCGCCGTGGTCGAGGGGCTGAACCACTACTTCACCGCGGTCGGCGAGGTGACCTTCTCCCTCGGCGGCGCCGACCAGCGGCTGGTCGCCCTGCCCGGCAAGACCGGCGGCCTGTCGCTGCACTTCCGGGACGGGACGTCCGGCCGCGGCACCTACGGCGGCGGCCGCATCCTGGCCGTCGGGGACCCGGCGGAGGACGGCACGGTGACCGTCGACCTCAACCGGACCGTCAACCTGCCCTGCGCCTTCACCGCCCACGCCACCTGCCCGCTGCCGCCGGCGGGCAACACGGTCACGGTGCCCGTCGAGGCGGGGGAGAGGACGCCGCCGCGCCCGGACCTCGCCTGA
- a CDS encoding M24 family metallopeptidase — protein sequence MGAVDKKVTVDEEVRARSLVEAERKAVGLFEEVARRGLIAPGESEKELSDRVRDLGAELFGTDKHWHKRVVRSGPNTLKPYKENPPDRTIEADDIVFLDFGPIFAEWEADFGRTFVLGDDPVKLRLRDDLPRIFDAGRAHFEAHPDISGAQLYAHVVGLAEQAGWEFGGAHSGHLVGEFPHEWIDGERIESYIAPGSDHPMRRTDPSGRTCHWILEVHLVDRERQIGGFYEQLLTLSR from the coding sequence ATGGGCGCAGTCGACAAGAAGGTCACGGTCGACGAGGAAGTGCGGGCGCGCAGCCTCGTGGAGGCCGAGCGCAAGGCCGTCGGCCTGTTCGAGGAGGTCGCGCGGCGCGGCCTGATCGCGCCGGGCGAGTCGGAGAAGGAGCTCAGCGACCGGGTCCGTGACCTCGGCGCGGAGCTCTTCGGTACGGACAAGCACTGGCACAAGCGGGTCGTCCGCTCCGGGCCGAACACCCTGAAGCCGTACAAGGAGAACCCGCCGGACCGCACGATCGAGGCGGACGACATCGTCTTCCTGGACTTCGGGCCGATCTTCGCCGAGTGGGAGGCGGACTTCGGCCGCACCTTCGTGCTCGGGGACGACCCGGTGAAGCTGCGCCTGCGCGACGATCTGCCCAGGATCTTCGACGCCGGCCGCGCCCACTTCGAGGCGCACCCGGACATCAGCGGGGCGCAGCTGTACGCGCACGTCGTGGGCCTGGCCGAGCAGGCGGGCTGGGAGTTCGGCGGCGCGCACAGCGGCCACCTGGTCGGCGAGTTCCCGCACGAGTGGATCGACGGCGAACGGATCGAGAGCTACATCGCGCCCGGCAGCGACCACCCGATGCGGCGCACGGACCCGTCCGGCCGGACGTGCCACTGGATCCTCGAGGTCCACCTGGTGGACCGGGAGCGGCAGATCGGCGGCTTCTACGAGCAGCTGCTGACCCTCTCGCGCTGA
- a CDS encoding phage holin family protein: protein MTDPAQTSSPPDVSTAELVRRLSEQTRTLVSDEMALAKAEMTAKGKAIGIGAGLAGAGTLFALGGGLAFIAAAIAALALVLPVWAAALIVGAVLLVVGGILALVAKSQISHATPPKPEQAINSTREDVRVLKEEVRR, encoded by the coding sequence ATGACCGATCCCGCACAGACTTCGTCACCGCCCGACGTCTCCACCGCGGAGCTCGTCCGCAGGCTCTCGGAGCAGACCCGCACGCTCGTCAGCGACGAGATGGCGCTCGCCAAGGCGGAGATGACCGCCAAGGGCAAGGCGATCGGGATCGGCGCCGGGCTGGCCGGCGCCGGGACGCTCTTCGCGCTCGGCGGTGGGCTCGCCTTCATCGCCGCCGCGATCGCCGCGCTCGCGCTCGTCCTGCCCGTGTGGGCCGCCGCGTTGATCGTCGGCGCGGTGCTACTGGTCGTCGGCGGCATCCTGGCCCTGGTCGCGAAGAGCCAGATCAGCCACGCGACCCCGCCGAAGCCGGAGCAGGCGATCAACAGCACCCGCGAGGACGTCCGCGTCCTGAAGGAGGAGGTGCGCCGATGA